Proteins from a single region of Flavobacterium sp. YJ01:
- a CDS encoding LysE family transporter: protein MALFTPFISGFIAAAIGIIPPGLINMTAAKINLKEGKKNAMWFAVGAVLVIFFQVYVAVLFARVIDNRPDVITLLREVGFGIFSLLTIYFLFIAKEPKTKKKSKIKKSSKKSRFFLGMLLSGLNFFPIPYYVVVSVTLASYHLFVFENNIIFTFVLGSVLGSFAALYSYIAFFGRIEKKTDYLMRNMNTIIGSITGLIALATLFNILNYYFG, encoded by the coding sequence ATGGCCTTATTTACTCCTTTTATTTCTGGATTTATAGCCGCTGCAATTGGGATTATTCCACCAGGATTAATCAACATGACGGCAGCCAAAATAAATCTGAAAGAAGGAAAAAAGAATGCTATGTGGTTTGCTGTTGGAGCTGTTCTTGTTATTTTTTTTCAAGTTTATGTTGCGGTTCTTTTTGCTCGCGTAATCGATAATCGCCCAGATGTTATTACTTTATTGCGTGAAGTTGGTTTTGGAATCTTTTCGCTTTTAACGATTTACTTTTTATTTATTGCAAAAGAACCCAAAACCAAGAAAAAATCGAAGATTAAAAAAAGCAGTAAAAAAAGCCGTTTTTTTCTTGGAATGCTGCTTTCAGGATTAAATTTCTTTCCAATTCCGTATTACGTTGTAGTGAGCGTTACTTTGGCGTCGTATCATCTTTTTGTATTCGAAAACAATATCATCTTCACTTTTGTATTAGGATCTGTTTTGGGCTCGTTTGCCGCTTTGTATAGTTACATTGCCTTTTTTGGACGAATCGAAAAGAAAACAGATTACTTAATGCGAAACATGAATACTATTATTGGAAGCATTACAGGATTAATCGCACTTGCAACGCTTTTTAATATCCTGAATTACTATTTCGGTTAA
- a CDS encoding MGMT family protein, translated as MAEENFFERVYAVARQIPYGKVTSYGAIAKTLGTARSARMVGWAMNACHNMDDVPAHRVVNQKGLLTGKHHFDGTNLMQQLLENEGIKVVNNQIVDLEKHFWKPEVQF; from the coding sequence ATGGCTGAGGAAAATTTTTTCGAAAGAGTTTATGCGGTTGCCAGACAAATTCCATACGGAAAAGTAACTTCTTATGGCGCAATTGCAAAAACCTTAGGTACTGCCCGTTCTGCGCGAATGGTTGGCTGGGCCATGAATGCATGCCATAATATGGATGATGTTCCGGCGCACAGAGTCGTTAACCAAAAAGGACTTTTGACAGGAAAACATCATTTTGACGGAACGAATTTAATGCAGCAACTTTTAGAAAACGAAGGCATTAAAGTCGTGAATAATCAGATTGTAGATTTAGAAAAACACTTTTGGAAACCTGAAGTTCAATTTTAG
- a CDS encoding HAMP domain-containing sensor histidine kinase, which produces MKNWKFYNALFIRVVFIMALFLCSALLFYKGFEYNAILIAAFVLIFLFEMYFFVKNQLSFYDKTINAILHSDFSTHFPEEHKRGNFNSLYQLYDALKVQKQEQTSKELIYRSILNSIDTAALILEKENDNWSIFIMNDCFSNLFKVPKVTHWKYLKNYLPSLCNEIENVGFAEVKTAISIKIEDQDLQTFMLQTSHTQTYNKEYFIILLDSIQRVIEKKEKEAWINLMKIISHELMNSLTPIRALSQNLLHIVDQEELEEDDFEDIKSSISTIINRSDHLQFFVENYRKLAMLPTPNKQMTPINALFEDCLRIMSPILKDEGIKLINEIHSSRSISIDKNQMEQVIINLITNSIHALKEKEEKKLIISSYTENNRFFITISDNGKGVDAEIRDKVFLPFFTTRKDGAGIGLTLSKNIIEAHGGYLSYQTDEDQTSFVICLI; this is translated from the coding sequence ATGAAGAATTGGAAGTTTTATAATGCTTTATTTATAAGGGTTGTGTTTATCATGGCGCTTTTTCTTTGCAGCGCTTTATTGTTTTATAAAGGATTTGAATACAACGCAATTTTGATTGCAGCTTTTGTCTTGATCTTTCTTTTCGAAATGTACTTTTTCGTCAAAAACCAATTGTCTTTTTATGATAAAACCATAAACGCTATTTTGCATAGCGATTTTTCTACGCATTTTCCTGAAGAGCATAAAAGAGGCAATTTTAATAGCTTATATCAATTGTACGATGCTTTAAAAGTGCAAAAACAAGAACAGACTTCTAAAGAACTAATTTATCGTTCGATACTCAACAGTATTGATACTGCGGCTCTTATTTTAGAAAAAGAAAATGATAATTGGTCTATTTTTATAATGAATGACTGTTTTTCTAATCTCTTTAAAGTGCCAAAAGTAACACATTGGAAATACCTTAAAAATTATCTTCCTTCACTTTGCAATGAAATTGAAAATGTTGGTTTTGCTGAGGTTAAAACGGCCATTTCAATAAAAATTGAAGATCAGGATTTGCAGACATTTATGCTTCAAACTTCGCATACGCAAACGTACAATAAAGAATATTTTATCATTTTATTAGATAGTATTCAGCGTGTTATTGAGAAAAAAGAAAAAGAGGCTTGGATCAATTTGATGAAGATTATTTCGCATGAATTAATGAATTCTTTAACGCCGATTCGTGCGCTTTCTCAGAATTTGCTTCATATTGTAGATCAAGAGGAATTGGAAGAAGATGATTTTGAAGATATTAAAAGCAGTATTTCGACTATTATAAATCGAAGCGATCATTTGCAGTTTTTCGTTGAAAATTATCGAAAACTGGCAATGTTGCCGACTCCAAACAAACAAATGACGCCAATTAATGCATTGTTTGAAGATTGTTTGCGAATTATGAGTCCGATTTTGAAAGATGAAGGAATCAAATTGATTAACGAAATTCACAGTTCACGTTCGATTTCAATTGATAAAAATCAGATGGAACAAGTGATTATTAATTTGATAACCAATAGCATTCATGCTTTAAAAGAAAAAGAAGAAAAGAAATTAATCATTTCAAGTTATACCGAAAACAATCGCTTTTTTATTACGATTTCAGATAACGGAAAAGGTGTAGATGCCGAGATTCGAGATAAAGTTTTCTTACCTTTTTTCACCACTAGAAAAGATGGAGCAGGAATCGGATTAACGCTTTCTAAAAATATTATCGAAGCGCACGGAGGTTATTTAAGTTACCAAACCGATGAAGATCAAACGAGTTTTGTGATTTGTTTGATTTAA
- a CDS encoding sigma-54 dependent transcriptional regulator, with protein MRKKQAQILVVDDQEEILFSAKMILKKHFETIFTTSSPKKIISILSENEINVVLLDMNYRIGFEDGREGIHWLKEIKTLSPNTIVILMTAFGKIETAVEGIKIGAFDYVLKPWHNEKLLEIIEKAVVESRKNSKKAVAEEDKNEKRYFVGTSAKIKQAYAIAEKVARTDANVLILGENGTGKYVFAEYIHKHSERKNQPFVHVDLGSLSDNLFESELFGYAKGAFTDAKIDTPGRFENASNGTIFLDEIGNIPLHLQAKLLHVLQTKTVTRLGESKPRPLNVRVIAATNSDIKTEVKNKTFREDLLYRINTMEINLPALRERKDDIVPMANFILEQIAEKYNHGPEASGWRFDENVDSYLEKYPWKGNVREMENKIERALILAENNTISVLDLDILDFEEIQENDENPLSEMEKGAIEKALFKHNGNISKTAEELGLSRAALYRRIEKYDLKN; from the coding sequence ATGAGAAAAAAGCAAGCACAAATCTTAGTTGTTGACGATCAGGAAGAAATTCTTTTTTCGGCAAAAATGATTCTCAAAAAGCATTTTGAAACAATTTTCACAACTAGCAGTCCAAAAAAAATCATTTCAATTTTAAGTGAAAACGAAATTAATGTGGTGCTTTTAGATATGAATTATCGAATTGGTTTTGAAGATGGGCGAGAGGGAATTCATTGGCTGAAAGAAATAAAAACACTTTCTCCAAATACAATTGTAATCTTAATGACGGCTTTTGGTAAAATCGAAACGGCAGTTGAAGGCATAAAAATAGGCGCTTTTGATTATGTTTTAAAGCCTTGGCATAATGAGAAACTTCTCGAAATTATTGAAAAAGCAGTTGTAGAAAGCAGAAAAAACAGCAAAAAAGCAGTTGCTGAAGAAGATAAAAACGAAAAAAGATATTTTGTAGGAACTTCAGCCAAAATAAAACAAGCTTATGCAATAGCCGAAAAAGTAGCCAGAACTGATGCAAACGTTTTGATTTTGGGCGAAAATGGAACAGGAAAATATGTCTTTGCCGAATATATTCATAAGCATTCTGAAAGAAAAAATCAGCCTTTTGTACATGTCGATTTGGGTTCTTTGAGCGATAATTTGTTCGAAAGCGAACTTTTTGGTTATGCAAAAGGAGCTTTTACAGATGCTAAAATCGATACTCCAGGACGTTTTGAAAATGCATCAAACGGGACTATTTTTTTAGATGAAATAGGAAATATTCCGCTGCATTTGCAAGCTAAACTTTTGCACGTTTTACAAACCAAAACCGTAACGCGTTTGGGCGAAAGCAAACCTCGTCCGCTAAATGTTCGTGTAATTGCAGCAACAAATAGTGACATTAAAACCGAAGTAAAAAATAAAACCTTTCGAGAAGATTTATTGTATCGAATTAATACAATGGAAATTAATCTTCCCGCTTTACGCGAAAGAAAAGACGATATTGTTCCGATGGCAAATTTTATTTTAGAACAAATCGCAGAAAAATACAATCATGGTCCCGAAGCTTCGGGATGGCGTTTTGATGAAAATGTCGACTCTTATTTAGAAAAATATCCATGGAAAGGAAATGTTCGAGAAATGGAAAACAAAATAGAACGCGCTTTAATTTTAGCCGAAAACAATACAATTTCTGTACTCGATTTAGATATTTTGGATTTTGAAGAAATTCAGGAAAATGATGAAAATCCGTTGTCTGAAATGGAAAAAGGAGCAATTGAAAAAGCATTATTCAAACACAACGGAAATATCAGTAAAACTGCCGAAGAATTGGGTTTATCTCGCGCCGCTTTGTACCGAAGAATTGAAAAATACGATTTAAAGAATTAA
- a CDS encoding HlyD family efflux transporter periplasmic adaptor subunit: protein MDKIIPRKNKKIRYLTIAIAVFLVLVVIVAFAFNSKRTLNVKADELVIQKAEKAFFEDFVVFQAKVEPLNVMLVNVTEGGSVKEIFVENGAMVTKGQSLARLYNPNTELNYLTQETAIIEQINNLNTGKLNIRNQELNLTKDLVLIEHDYNDTKRLYDMNAKLYEKDVISKNDWNTFKESLRFQEERKRTILQSVQKEKQSNQVQISQINRSIQTMEKSLDILRNNKKNFLITAPETGRLTSFEPVLGKSFQAGASIGKIDSNKGYKLAAEVDEFYLEKIREGLKGQVEFKGKNLEVIVTKVIPEVKSGRFTVELAFTSKENIVLQDGLSFGVKLILSEKNKTLVIPRGTFNQEAAGKWIFVVKGNKAERRNIKLGRENPSYYEVLEGLKEGESVITSSYSDYKDIEELSLDN, encoded by the coding sequence ATGGACAAGATAATTCCTCGTAAAAATAAAAAAATTAGATATCTCACAATAGCAATTGCTGTTTTTTTAGTTTTGGTTGTTATCGTTGCTTTTGCTTTCAATTCAAAAAGAACTTTAAATGTAAAAGCTGATGAATTGGTCATTCAAAAAGCTGAAAAAGCCTTTTTTGAAGATTTTGTAGTTTTTCAGGCAAAAGTTGAGCCATTAAATGTTATGCTGGTAAATGTTACGGAAGGCGGCTCTGTAAAAGAAATTTTTGTAGAAAATGGCGCAATGGTAACCAAAGGACAATCACTAGCTCGTTTATACAACCCTAATACAGAATTGAATTACTTAACGCAAGAAACTGCTATTATTGAGCAAATCAACAACTTAAATACAGGGAAATTAAACATTAGAAATCAAGAATTAAACTTGACTAAAGATTTGGTTTTAATTGAACACGATTATAATGATACCAAACGATTATATGACATGAACGCAAAACTTTACGAGAAAGACGTGATTTCTAAAAATGATTGGAATACTTTTAAAGAAAGTCTTCGTTTTCAAGAAGAAAGAAAAAGAACAATTCTGCAAAGTGTTCAGAAAGAAAAACAAAGTAATCAAGTTCAGATTTCTCAAATTAATCGCTCGATTCAAACCATGGAAAAAAGTTTGGATATCCTTAGAAACAACAAAAAGAACTTCTTAATTACAGCGCCAGAAACAGGAAGGTTAACTTCTTTTGAACCAGTTTTAGGAAAAAGTTTTCAGGCTGGAGCAAGCATCGGAAAAATTGATTCTAACAAAGGTTACAAATTGGCTGCTGAAGTTGATGAATTTTATTTAGAAAAAATCAGAGAAGGTTTAAAAGGTCAAGTTGAATTTAAAGGAAAAAATCTAGAAGTAATCGTTACTAAAGTAATTCCAGAAGTAAAAAGCGGGCGCTTTACGGTAGAATTGGCTTTCACTTCAAAAGAAAATATTGTATTGCAAGACGGACTTAGTTTTGGCGTAAAATTGATTTTATCAGAGAAAAACAAAACACTTGTAATTCCGAGAGGAACTTTTAATCAAGAAGCGGCAGGAAAATGGATTTTTGTAGTAAAAGGAAACAAAGCCGAAAGAAGAAATATAAAATTAGGACGCGAAAATCCTTCTTATTATGAAGTTTTAGAAGGTTTAAAAGAAGGCGAATCTGTAATAACTTCTTCTTATTCTGATTACAAAGATATTGAAGAGCTTTCGCTAGATAATTAA
- a CDS encoding ABC transporter ATP-binding protein has translation MITIQNLTKVFRTEEIETAALSGINLEIKKGDFLTIMGPSGCGKSTLLNIIGLLDSANDGSYKLLDQEMIGLKEKGRAQVRKENIGFIFQNFNLIDELSVYDNIELPLLYNNVKASERKQKIEAIAEKLNISHRLKHFPQQLSGGQQQRVAVARALVNDPKIILADEPTGNLDSKNGNEVMELLTDLHAKGATILMVTHSDYDASFSQRTIHMKDGVIFSEKLNQRNVDVFMDAK, from the coding sequence ATGATCACAATTCAGAATTTAACCAAAGTTTTTAGAACAGAAGAAATAGAAACTGCTGCTTTGAGCGGTATCAATTTAGAAATAAAAAAAGGAGATTTTTTAACAATCATGGGACCTTCTGGTTGCGGAAAATCGACTTTATTGAATATCATCGGACTTCTAGACAGTGCAAACGACGGAAGTTACAAACTGTTAGATCAAGAAATGATCGGACTTAAAGAAAAAGGAAGAGCGCAAGTGAGAAAAGAAAACATTGGTTTTATTTTTCAAAACTTCAACCTAATCGACGAGCTTTCTGTTTACGATAATATTGAATTACCGCTTCTTTACAATAACGTAAAAGCTTCTGAAAGAAAACAGAAAATTGAAGCGATTGCAGAAAAATTAAATATTTCTCATCGTTTGAAACATTTTCCGCAACAGCTTTCTGGAGGACAACAGCAGAGAGTTGCCGTTGCAAGAGCTTTGGTAAATGATCCGAAAATTATTCTAGCCGATGAGCCAACCGGAAACTTAGATAGTAAAAACGGTAATGAAGTAATGGAACTTTTAACCGATTTGCACGCTAAAGGCGCAACAATCCTGATGGTTACCCACTCTGATTATGATGCTTCTTTCTCGCAAAGAACCATTCATATGAAAGACGGAGTTATATTTTCTGAGAAATTAAATCAGAGAAATGTAGATGTTTTTATGGACGCTAAATAA